From Yersinia hibernica, a single genomic window includes:
- the tpiA gene encoding triose-phosphate isomerase: MRHPLVMGNWKLNGSTHMVNELIANLRKELSTVEGCGVAIAPPAIYLNQAKHELAGSRIALGAQNVDVNLSGAFTGDTSAEMLKDIGAQYIIIGHSERRTYHKESDEFIAKKFGVLKEVGLIPVLCIGETEAENEAGQTEAVCAKQLDAVLNTLGAKAFEGAVIAYEPIWAIGTGKSATPAQAQAVHKFIRDHIAKQDAAVAAQVIIQYGGSVNDKNAAELFTQPDIDGALVGGASLKAEAFAVIVKAAAEAKKA, encoded by the coding sequence TTAACGAACTTATCGCTAACCTGCGCAAAGAACTGAGCACCGTTGAAGGTTGTGGCGTCGCTATTGCCCCACCCGCTATCTACCTGAACCAAGCCAAACATGAATTAGCCGGCAGCCGTATCGCACTGGGCGCACAGAACGTTGATGTGAATCTGTCTGGTGCATTTACTGGTGATACCTCGGCTGAAATGCTGAAAGACATTGGTGCTCAATACATCATCATTGGCCACTCTGAACGCCGTACTTATCACAAAGAAAGTGATGAATTCATCGCGAAGAAATTCGGTGTTCTGAAAGAAGTTGGCCTGATCCCAGTATTGTGCATCGGCGAAACTGAAGCCGAAAACGAAGCAGGCCAAACTGAAGCTGTTTGCGCCAAACAACTGGACGCCGTGCTAAACACTTTGGGTGCAAAAGCATTCGAAGGTGCCGTTATCGCTTATGAGCCAATCTGGGCTATCGGTACCGGTAAATCAGCCACGCCAGCACAGGCTCAAGCGGTTCACAAATTCATCCGTGACCACATTGCCAAGCAAGATGCTGCTGTTGCCGCACAAGTTATCATTCAGTACGGCGGTTCTGTAAATGATAAAAATGCAGCAGAATTGTTCACCCAGCCAGATATTGACGGTGCGCTGGTAGGTGGTGCATCACTGAAAGCAGAGGCTTTCGCGGTTATCGTAAAAGCCGCTGCTGAAGCTAAAAAAGCCTAA